From the Burkholderia sp. WP9 genome, the window TCTATCCCAAGGCAGTTCGGCGGACACGAGTAACCTTGCGTCCTATTCCGAAATGACTTCAACGCATGGCGACACTGAGGCGCCGTCCGGCAATAAGCGCTTCAGGCTAAGCCCCGCAATGAAGTCTTACAAAAGCATGCTCGGCGGCGCGGACGCCAACTGACAAAGCGCTTTCCGAACAAATACGCTGCTCATTCCACCTCCGCTAATACGGCTTGCGACGCTAATCGTGGTCCCCGCCGGCAGGACTGCCCTTCGCGAGGCGTACCGATCGCGCGCGCAAATGCTTGCTCAAGGCTCGTCGAAGCCCGCCGTTCCGAACTGGTAGACTAAGGCGCTGCCCGCCTTGGAGCCATCGTGCGAGATTCGCGAACACTGACACGCTTACGGAACATTGGCGAAAGTCTCGCCCTGTTGTTCCTTGCCATGGCCGTTTGCATTGCCGTCGTGATCAGCAAGGTCTGTGGCAGCGTAGGTCGCCTGTGGGGACGCCGTAAGCGTCGCCCTCAGCAGGACGTTGCAATGGACGATTACGTGCGGTCGCTGCAGGAGGCGCGCACGAGGAGTGCGTCGGCAGATCGGATCGAGCATGGTCTGAGAACGCCGAACGGATCCGACCAGCAGTTGGAGCGATCGGCTAACCACGAGAATGCCTCGGCTCCGCGCTGCGCGGCCGAAGACGCTCACGGCCGGGACTGAGCGCAAGATCAGAACTCGGTCTTGCACGCGCCGACGCCGGAAACCAACTTACGGATCAAGAGTGGGCGCATCGCGGAGATCCTGAACCACGTTGTCTTGCACAGAAACCCTCCCCGGATTGTCGGAGCGAATCCAGGCAGTAATCCTCGCCGCGTTTTTCTGCCCCGCTTCAGTGGACAGCAAATTTGCGGACTGAGTCGTGTCAGTCGAAACAAAGATCCGGTTTCTGGCAACCTGCCATTGCCTGGAGAGGCTTCCCGGGCCAATCCAGATTGCGTAATAGCAATCGCCAATCAACTGGTTCTCGTCAATTCGGCCAAAATTCCATCCCTTGCTTGCCGAATTGGCGCCCGTTACGATGTGGCTGCCCCGCCCCAGCATCTGTTCTTTTTTCACCCTTCCGCCCGCGACCCATTGGGGAGAAAAACTTTTATTCTGGTAAATCTCCGCATTCCCAGCACAGTAGAAGTGAATATTATTGCATTTATACAGAATATTATTCATTACCCTGATACCGCGATTCCGCTCGGAGATCCAGATCCCACCTACCTCCGCATATCTGCTATTGGACGCGATAGCGCATTGATTCAACGCGTTATGGTGGATATCCACGTTCAGATTCGAGTTATTCACACCGTTAGCATAGAAAAACTCGGAAGACCGGTCCACTGTATCTCTGGCCAGTAGAATGCCAATGGCGTCGGTTCTCGATATCCTGTTGAAACAGACCTCGCCTCCCGACACGCCCCCAAGAAAAATTCCCCGAGCAGCACCATCCTCGCAAATATTATTCGCTATTCTGACGTTCGAGCTATATTTCTCACCCGCGCTATTTCCGACGTAGGATTCATCATTTCCCGTGAACCACGTTACGGCGACACAGTCGTCGCCCGGCAAGCTCACGCGGTTGGAAATAATGCGTATATCGTCTCCGCAACCCTGACAGGTTATGCCGTCTGCTTTGGTGTGATGGACATAATTATCGTGGATATAAACATGGGTCGATTTTTGTACCCAGATCCCCGCCGACCAGCTTCCATCGATCTCAATTCCGGAAATCTCCAGTCCCCGAGCCCCCTCCACATAAATCGAGAAATTGTTGTCGATTCTTGCAGAAGGCGTCGATACATAAGCGATTTTTCCATGACTCAATTTCAGATTCTGACATCCACCTAAGCTGGACGAAGATTTGAAGGTAAGACCCGACGGCGAAGGACCTGTCGGGGTAGGACGGTCTATCAGCAAGGTTGAACCATTCAGATCCAATACTGCGTTTTTTAAATTAACGAATACGAGCGGCCTGACGCGATAGACCTTTCCGTTTCCGGCCACGACCGTGACGCCGGACCGCATGGCACGCGTGAAATATTCCGTATCGTCGTCAACGCCGTTACCCTTCGCACCCAGCTCGTCGATACGCACGCTGCTCTTTTTACCGTCTGGCCTTGCAATGCCGGAAGAAGCAGATGCATCGCTTTCTGCCGATCGCGCCAAAGAGGGCAACAGAAAAGACACCCCGGTCAGGATAACTTTCACAACGGAGCGTCTTTTCTCCAGGCGATCGACCGGTTTCATCGGCTCTCCGTCGACCGCGAACCGAACGTCTTCGCCGGCTGAACGGCCTCCTCCACCAGTTCGTCAGTCAGCGGTTGCGAGGCGGGCATCATTGCGGCATACACCCCCTCGTGTTGGGCCGCTATCTCGTCCCAGGTAGGCGCAATCGTCCTTCTCACCGGTGGACTCCATGGTCGCGTCCAGTCCAGAATCCTCGCCGCTATGTTGGCAGGATCATCGTCTGCGGGAACCAGCAACACACGCTCGTCATTCGAAGGCTCATAACCTGTTCCACACTGCTCGAACTCGTCCTGCGCGCCCGGAAACGTGGAAAGAACCTGCGTGCCCAGCTCGGCCGAGTACCAGAAACTTCCTCGTCTTGCCGAAAGACCATCAGAGAACAGCTGAAGAACTACGTCACACGCAGAAAGCCGTAACGCCAGTTCATCCGCCCGCTCGATATAGCCGCACAATTCGACATTGCCTTCGAGCCGATACTCCGCGATTTTTTTGCGAAAATTTTCCCGTTTCTCGTCGTGCCCATCCGGAAAATCGCCGCACATAACCAGATTCACTGCGCACCCTTTGTTCAGCAGCGCATTGACAATATGGAGCATTTTTTCCGGCTGTTTCCATTCATAGACGAATCCGAAAAAGCCTAGCACCAACTGGCGAGCGGACTCGCCGTGGCCGAGCCTGCTTCTTCCGAGGCCCAGCCGCGACAGTGCGCTTTCACGTGCCGCCAGAATATCGGCTGTTTCAAGCTCTGGAATATCAACATTCACGGCGATCGGAATGACCACCTGTTGTTGAGCGCTCCTCGTATACTTTGCAATCCGTGAACTTAAAAATGCTTTTCGTTCCCGTTCAGAGGCAAAGATCAGGACGTCTGCCAGAAGAATCGTCAAATAGACGCTTGCACGGCGCAACACGTGCATGCTTCGCCATTCGTGCAACGTGATAGCCAGGCGGCTCGATCGAAAAAAGAGCCGACCTATGACTGGCACGACGCCAGGCATGACCGATGTCCCCCACCCCTCAACCGGATACTGGATATGTACAATGTTCGATCGGTTAAAGAATCGAAGAAATCCAAACCATTTAAATATACTCGCCGGTTTGAATCTCGAATGAACAAAGCCAATCTTCGAGCCGAGCGTTGCGCGTCGGCCCAGAGCTGCTGCCACTTGTTCCGCATAGTCCCCGATACCGTCACGATCAATTGCGGGATCGTGACCAACCACATAGTCGACATGAATCATATTGTCCTCGATAAATCGGGGCCACCTACTCCATAAACCCCGCGGTGCCCACCGCCTCTGCGTGCGGAATGACGGCTTGATACATCTGCAGCATCTTTTCGTTCATCGCCTGGGATTTAAAAACGCTGGTATAGCGCTCACGCGCTGCATCCCTCAAGTGGGCCAGGTTTTCAAGCTTCAGCTCTGCGAAGAAAGCCACCGCCTTCTCTGTATTTTGAAAATCGAGGTGATAACCGCTAATCCTGTGTTCCACGATATCCGGCAACGCTCCCGCCACGTTGCATATCACCGGCGTGCCCGATCGGAGTGCTTCAACAGCAACGAGGCCAAAACCTTCCCAACGTGAAGGCACCACGAGAGCGTCGGCGAGCTCATAAAAAAGCTGCAGCGCATCCCGTTCCTGCCAGCCAATGATTTGCACATTCTCAGGACACGATCCGCGAATCTGCGCCCACCAAGCGGAATTGACAACGGCCTCCCCGACTATCGTCAACTCGATATCATTTCGAGCAGCCGACCGAAGCGCATTGAACAATAGATCGATACCCTTCTGGTAATCCAGCCTGCCGACGAATAACAGGCGTATCGCGCGGCCTTCGCGTGAGATGACCCGATTCCGCGGCGCGTCCGACACGACATCCGAAATTCCGCTTACGATCAGTTCCAGCTTATGTTCTGGCAAGCCGGCGTTGAGTGCGGCGTTGTACTCGTGCTCGGAAATGCAAACGATCTTGTGGCACGCTACCGCCAGCATCGTTTCGATCTTTTTCCACAGCCAGTTCGTACGTTCTGCACCCTGGCGCAGATAGGACCAACCGTGCGGACAATAGACAACCTTCGTCTCCTTGCGCAAAGCCATCAACACAACGCGACCAATGGCGCCGGCAAAAGAGCTGTGCAAATGGATAACGTCCGGCGCCTGTGTCTTGACGAGCTTGAGAATCGCCACGCAGAGATTCAGCATCGTAGAGAAAGAACGCCCTTTTCTCCTGAATTCCCAGACAACGGCTTCGTGAAACTCGCTTCGCCCGCCCGCTCCGTCGCGGGGGACGATGATGTGGACATTGTCCGCTCCGTAAAGACCCACCTGGAACGGAATAATCTCCGCCAAATAGGATTCGATACCGCCCTTCAGCGTCTCGCATACGTGCACTATTTTCATCAGGTCCCCCCGATTGCATCTCGAGCCAGAATCAAACTCACCTGCTGGGCAATGTAGTTTTTCGAGGTCAGCGTTTCCTTGCGCGCACGCTCAAACGCCGCACGCTGATAACTCCGTCGCGCCGAGACATCCGTGGCAAATCTCCTGACTTGCGAACCAAGCGATTCGGCGCTACCCGTCTCGTAGTACATCACTTCGCCATCTTCGAAATAGTCAGTCAGTCCTCCGGTATTTGCCGCGATGACAGGCACGCCCAGAAATGCCGCTTCCAGTACGCAGGTAATGCCGGACGCGTGCATGTTGCTTTTCAGCGGCACCACGACGAGGTCCGCCCATGCATACGCGTCCTTTACCTCACCGAGCGAATTTGCGGACTCTATTTCCCATTCATCCGGATATGACGCAACCGATTTCTTGAAGGTACGGCTAAGCACTCGTACGCGGATGTCACTCACTTCGGAGAGAGCCGCACAAAACGTGTTCCAGTCTCGATGTTCGTCATTACCGATCGCAAGAACTCTCACTGCCGAATCGTCCCGAATAGCCGGAAGCTCCTCAGTCAAAAAGCTGTCGCGACAAATGCCGAATTTCACCGATCTCGCGTTGATCCGGCTGTCGAGCTGGTTCAACCAGTCCTGGTTCTGGCTGGACAACGTGATGACCAGATCCGCCTTCCTCAACACAGCTCCGAGAATCCTTGCGCCGAACTTACTCTGCTGTTTCAGCACGTCTGGGGTCCAGATAATCTGGCACACGGTCCTCGCTTTGATCAGCCACGGGAAAACTGTTCTCAACAGCAGAACAGAGAACGTCTCTTTATCCGTATGGGTAAAGATGTAGTCCGCTTTTGCCATTCCCCTGATATTTCTCAGCGCATGTACGAGATCGGCACGAAATATCCTGGATACAATTTTTCTGAAAATACGGGAAAGGGGGTTTTCGTTAAACGACTTCGAATAAAGCACGTCGAATCCAGACTCCTCCAGATAATGATATCCATAGGGCGTTCTGTCCGGCCTGAGGCCTTCGTCGAATGACTTCTTCCAATTCTCAACGGAAATCTCAGCCCAAAGCAATACGAATGCTGTCCGCACGGCTCACACTCCGCTGGCAGAGAGGACCACATTCGGAAGTGCCTTCGTCCAGCACTCGTAATAACCTGAGTTTTTGCCATACGAGTTATCAATCAGAACAATTTCTTTGTCCAGCAAGGCACCGAGAATGTGCCCATGCAATCTCGATGTCACAACGCGCTCGTATTTCGAGAAGAAATTCACATTCGCCTCGATAATTGAGCGCACCACCGGCAGGTACATTTTCCATGGACGAACCACCCTGACCGGAGCCATTCCCGCTAAGCGATGAAATTTGGTAGACCACTGTTCGAGAAACGGCGCCGAAAACTTCTGCAAATCGTTCCAATCTCCTTGAAAGTCCCGCCCAGGGACCGGCAGTTCCGAAACTTGCGAAGCCTGCGGCTGCTCTTTGTCTCCACGAATCAACCAGAGCGTACCGTTCGCTGCATCGCGCATTGCCGGTTTGAACGGTGATGATCCGTAGAGCCAATGCGCCATGTCTGGCAGTAAATAGACTTTGTCGCTCAGAAAATCCGCGGCAAATTTGTAGCTTTTTTCGTCTCTAACACAGATGTGTAGATTTCTATGTCTCTTGAAAATTGCTGCCGATTCCTTGGCCTTCGCCAAATCAGAAAAATGGATCGTCTGCGGCAGGAGAACAATCTTATTGTCGGGAAATTGACTTACGATCTGCTCACGAAATGACTGATGCCACGGATAAAGGTCACCGAAGTTACCTCCCCCCTGCAATACGATCGCCCTGTCGCCAACCGTATTTCTGGAAAGCTGCGACTTTTCCTTCAGACTGAAGCGGTCATCGATGATGATATTGTTATCACGAAAGAAATTTTCACTCCCCTGAAATATCAACAGATCCCCGATGTTGAAATAAACGGGATAGTCGGCAAATATTATGTGATCGCCTTGCGGAATGATTTCCAGCAACGACGTCAGTTTGTGTTTTAACGAATTCATTTAGCCTCCCCGTTTTAAAAAACCCAATGCCCCGCCCCAATCGGTGCGTGAAGGCATCCAATTTTCAGATCGCGTTTCAAAAGCGCCCTTGAACATGACCCACGCTACAGTGAGTTTTAGAACGGAGGACATCAGAATCCCGGTCGCAACGCCGACTACACCGAGCTGCAACCCGAGCAGATAGGCAAATACAATCGCAGACAAGCCGCCCACCAGTTGGCGGACCGCCCCCTTGTGCGGCTCGCCTACAGCACTGAACGCCTGAGAAACAATCAGGCTTCCCCCCGCTACACAGGAATCAATTGAGAGAATGCACAGGACCTTGAGGAATCGGGAAATCTCCACGTTCGTGATAAAGAACGAGGACAGCATGACCGGGGTCAGGCACGCCGCCATCAGCACCGACAAAACCGTGATATATCGGAAATTGACGGCAGTTTGTTCCACCACTGCATTTCTTGATTTCCCAATCGCCTTTGCCAGCAGCACCTGACTCAACGAAATCGGAATTTGGCCTACGCCCCGCGCAATTGCTGCGACGATCGTATAGATGCCTACCTCCCGCATCGGCATGGACAGTGCGATTAACGCGATCTTGTCCACCTGCCAAACCAGGATGTTCATTACATCGCCAATCCAGTACAGCGAGGCGAGACGGCCGAGTTCGCGTACATCCTTCCGTCCCAACACGCCTCTATTTTTATATTCCTTGATGCACACGACGATCGTGAACGCACTGCTTGCCAGTGATCCAGCGGCGTAGGCAGCCAGATAAGCTTGCGTTTCCACCACCGAGAACAGACCGAAAACGAGAATTCCCACCGCGGTCACCGCTGGCGACATCAATCGCGAGACACTAAATACATGGAACAGCTTTTCGGTTTGACAGGCACCCGAAAACAGCGCGTAGACGATCGTAGAATCGGTCAGAACGATGGTCCAAATCGTCACCAGCGTCCTATCGGCCGAAATCTTACTTGCGATATACGGTGCAATTGTCAAGCTGACGAGCGTGCCTGCGCCAAGTGAGAAAATCGCGCAGACAATCAAACATTTAAAGAGACTTTCCGCGCGTTCAGGGAACCGTTGCGTCAGATAAACGAACCCCAGATGAAGCCCAAAACAGCATATCGAAGCTAATAAGGGCGGATACGTCATAATCGCCGTCACCGCGCCGCGCGTGTTTAGACCGGCGAACAGCGACGTAAGGGCTACATTGCCGAAATTCAGCCCCAATATCGCGACATTCGATCCCAGCGCCTGACGGAATAGTGAATTGAAGTGTCGCGTCATATCCGCACTCTCATTGAGTTCGCGGTAGCCATTCGCCTCGAACCACGGTTAAACACCCATTCAATCAAGGCAACGAAAATCACCAGGAACAGGTACCGATTGGTATAAAACACCGCCAATACAGGGTCACCGTTTCTAAATAGAAACCAGCAATACATGATGAAAATCATGTATGCGCTCAGGAAACTCCAACTCTTTCGGGTTCGATTTTTCAACCAACGGTCAACACGGCCGATCAGGTATCCAAGCGCAATACCATACGGAATCAGACCAATCCAGCCAAATACCAGAAAGGCGTAACCAAAAATTGTCGGCGGAATTCCCCAGCCGGAAATTCCCATTGATCGCTCAACCAGAATGTGGTCCAGGGGGACATATGAATCGAACGGCATGAAAGGCGAGACGAGCGCCATGACATGAAGCCAGCCATAGTCGTAATCGGTCAGTCCGATGCCATTCTGGTACACGTTGATAATCTGATCGAGCACCCAGAATTCGGAGGTGTCGAGTAGCGCCAACGGAACCGCAGCGGCATCGCCCGGCTGAAATCCGGATCTGACGAGAAACAGCAGGAAGAGCATTCCCGCGGCCGCAAAGCCGATCAGGGCGAGCTTTTGCAGTCTAACCACGGACTTTCTTGCAACCAACGTGACGATAATCGCCATCAATACGTCGAACGCATACTCGCGCTTGATGAAGCAGACCGCCATCACCAATGAGATGCCGCACAAAATGGAATAAGAAATAACCATTTTGCGAGATTTGCGAAGCGCAAACAGCGCCGCACTGACGATAGCAAATCCCGAAATCAGCGTGTAGATCGACCCATTCTTGCTTGCAGATCCCACCTCGTCCTGAGTTGCCGCGAAATAGGTTTCCGCGTTGTAATTCGCAATCAGGCCTTGCACTCCGCCCACAGCCTTCAAGTAGCTGAAAAAGAACAGGATGGAACAGGCAATCATGAACAGACTGATCACGACTGCCAGCTTTGAACCCTTTGCCGGTGCACCAAGTGCAACGCCATCGGTCCCACTGAGCTTGGTTCCGGATAGAAACGCATAGACAAACAGAACCGTTCCAATGATCCATTGGTTGTCGTCACTCAAGTCGAAACCCGAGAATTTGTCGATCGCACCTAGCAGAACCAAGGCGGCGCGCGGCAACACGTAAAGGCTGAACACAATGAGCATGACGAACGCCGGCCCGGCGAGATTCTTCTTTGTCGCCTCCAATAGCGAACACGCGATCGTCGCCAAACAGATGATTCCGAAAACGGGAAAGATCTGAGCACCGAGCGCGGCAAAGAGCGCGCTCAACGCCAACAGCAAACTTAGCGGGAGCGGCCGTCGCGGTGCCGTATAGGTTCCAAGGGTTGCCATAGCGGTTCGTCAGCCCGGACGCCGAAGTTGACCGGACAGGCCATGTGCTACTCCGGTCGCAATTGCCACGGCCCCTGCGTAATTGCCCCTGATAACACGGCGAGCGAGCCTGCCCGACAAGGAGACAAGCAGTGGAATGACCCAGTGATACCTGAAATGGCTTCTAAGGAAAATGACCGAACCGCGAGAAAAGAAGTAGTCGAATCGAGGACTCCCCTTACCAACCGTGTTCGACTCCGCATGCATGACGATTGACTTCTCGGCAAAGGAAATCAACCAGTTCCTCTTTGCCAGCCGGAAGCTGTAATCGGCGTCTTCCCAGTAAAGAAAGTACTTCTCCGAGAGTGGCCCGATATCCAGGTACGCGTCCCGGCGAATCAGACAACTTGCCCCACACAGGTAGTCCAACTTTGTCTCGGCCGTGAAATTCTCGATGTGCATGGATCGACCGGTAATACGGCTGATTACGCCTCCGCCGGCACAGATCGTCTTCTCAACATCGTGTAGATCGACGATCCTCGATCCGACGGCGCCTATGGCATCACTTTGTTGAGCGATCTTGACCAGCTCTGAAAGCGTGTCATTGCGAACGATTGTGTCGTTGTTCAGCAACCAGAAGTATCTGACGGCCGAATCCCGCAACGCATTCATCGCCAGGTTACATGCGGCAGCGAAGCCGTCGTTGGAATCCGAGCGTATAACCCTGACCGACGGCCCAAGCTCCAGGAACTTCTCGTAGGAGCCGTCACCCGAACAATTGTCCACAACGACGATGGAGTAGGAGCCATAGTCCAGTTGCCCGATCGATTCGATACAGCGCAATGTATCCCTGGCGTTTTTATAATTCACCAGGATCACTGCCACGTGATGGCCGTTCGTCAACGGGATCGACGGATCACATTGTCCGTCGAGACGACGCTTCCTGTTTGCCAAGCGTTCGTTCATTTCGTTAGCTGCCCATATTCGTACGCGTAATACCGCCCATACCTGCGCCCGTAGCCGAGAGCGGTTCGCGGCAGATCATTGAGCAATGCACCTTTCAGTGCAACGCCACCGTGCTGCAATCGCCGAACGGACTCAACGATCTCGTGCAGTGGGTGCTGCGCATAGCGCAAGGCCAGAAGTGTTGTCCCGGCATGTTTGCCGATAATCGCCGCATCGGTCACGGCGAGGACCGGCGGACTATCCACGATCACTACGTCGTACGAAGTGCGCAGTTTCTCCAGCAATTCCGAGAATCTCGCGTTTGTCAGCAGCTCGGAGGGATTCGGCGGTACGGTCCCGGTCGAAATGAAATCCAGACCGGGAAGAACGTCCCGCTGAATAACCTTCTCGAGACTGATCTCACCCAATATGAAGTCACTCACGCCCGGCTCCCGTGCCAAACCGAAGCAATCGTGCACGTGGCCTCGCCGCAAATCACAATCTATTAGCAGCACCTTTTTACCGGAAGAGGCAAGTATCGTCGCGAGGTTGGCGACAATGAACGACTTACCCACACTGGGGCTGGGACTCGTGACCATCGCAACGTTATTCTCAGCCTCAAGCATGGCAAACTGAATTGCCGTTCTCAGGCTGCGCAGACTTTCGACTGCCGTATCGGCAGGATTCTGGTGCGCAAGGATATGAAAGCCTTTTACGCGCTGACGAACGGCATCGTCCAGCGCGCGTTGTTCGTCGCTGTGCGGAATCGTTGCATAGATGGGCAGGCCAGTGGCGCGCTCAATCGCGTCACCACTCTCGACGCCACCAAAAAACGCCTTCCGCACGAATGCGGTTGTCACGCCGAAAATCGCGCCCAACACAACGCCCATTGCGATCACCAACGCTTTCTTCGGCTTGATCGGTTCTTCCGAATCCTGCGCAAAATCGACCACACGCACGTTACCGACTTTGCCTGCCTTCAGGACACGAAGCTGCTGCGCGCTATTCAGAAGACCCGTGTACAGGTCCGTATCCACAGCGACGTCGCGCATGAGACGCAATGCGCCCTGCTCCAGGTTGGGCAACCCGGAGATTCTGCCGCCAAGGGACTCTGTCTGACCTTTTGCAGCCGCAATCTGCTTATCAAGCGCGACGACACTCGGATGTTCTTCGGTGAAGCGCTGCCTCAACTCGAGACGTCTTTGCTGCAGTTCGAGAAGCGCTGTATTCGAATCGACCGATTGCTGCAATATGAGCTTCGCTTCCTCGCTCAGATTGACGGTTCCCTTCTCATTTCTGAAGCGGTTGTACTTGGCTTCCGCGTCGTCAAGCTGGCTTTTCAACTGCGGGAGTTGACGATCGAGAAACTCGATAGTTTGTTGTGCTTCCGCTGATTTCAACGCGACGTTTTGCGTTACGTATTCGCTGGCCACCGCATCCAATATACTCTTCGTCTTCTTTGGATTGGGTCCATTCAAGGTAACACTGAGGATGCCGGATTGCTTGCCCTTTTCCTCAATCTTGAGATCGTCCTGAAGGTCTTCCACCGCCTGAAGTTCGGAACTGCGCTTGATAATGAACTCGGTTCCTGGACGCGCGGTTAGCCTGGATACGAGCAGCGTGACTTCGCCGTCGTCGATCCGGCCTTTCGCGACGCGGTTCAGCTTCCCTTCGAGCACCACGTCGCCTGAGCTCTTCAATACATACGAGTCACGACCGGTAGCCACCAGCGTGAACTTCTTCTTCCAATACGTTCTTGGAACGTCGAATTGATCGACTTGAATGCTCTCACCACCCCACGCAAAACGACTCAGGCCAAGAAATGCGGGCGCGATCTCTGCCGGGCCAGTCGCTGACATCCGGCTCTCGTAGCGATTGCTCACCCATCCGCCAATGATCGGAAAGTGCCGGGGCGTAGCCTCGATAAAAAGCTTCAGACTCGAAACCGCGGACCCGACCACAAGCCGCGACCGCAGAAGTTCGATCTCGGCGGTGGTTGCCGATTTGGCGTCCAATAAGGGAGCAAGATCTCCAAGCAGATTCTTTTCGGAGAGGTCGGAATCTTCGACCTGAATCAGAATATTGGCTTCGTAGATGGGGCGCGCGCCGAAAGCGTAGATGACACTGAGCGCGACGACAAACGCCATGATTCCCGCAATGAGCCACCGCCCTTCGTATATCAGCGAAAGGTAATCAGCAAACGAAACGTCTTCATTGGCACTCGTGGCGTCAAGCGACGCGGGTAGATTAGCAGCCATTTGTTACCTATATTTATACGTTCAGTTCTTCCAGCACGTAAGACCAATGCTTCAGGCCGGCTTCGATCGACGCAAACGCTTCTTCAAATTCGGCTTTGCTTTTCTGGTATGGATCAGCCACGTCGAATTTCTGAAAGTGCCCCACTCGATAGGTTCGCCCTGTTGCGAATCTGTACGTGTCTTCGACCCTCTTCTTCTGCTCTGCGGACATCACCAGAATCATGTCCGCGGCCTTCACCATCGACCAGCCGAGTTGCCGGGCCACGTGCGTATCCAGACAGAGCCCTCGCTCCGTCACGACCGATCTGGCAAAAGGATCGGCCTTTTTCCCAATCAGCGCGTTTAAACCAGCTGAGCTGATATGAAGCCGTGGAAACAGATCGATGGCCAGCGCTTCGGCCATAGGGCTTCGGCAGATATTTCCCTCACAGACAATCAGAATGGAATGGACGCTCATTTCGTCACAATTGCTGCGGTTAGACCCGCGTTGATCGCTGGCAGGAGCAGGCTGAGGACACGGCTGAATCGGACAAGTCCGCTGCCATCCACATACACCACGTCCTTGGGTTGCAACTGGAATTCGTTCGCCAGAATCATTGAAACGGGCGATCGGGCATCCAGATGGAAGACTTCGGGATTCGCGCCCTGCGAACTGCGTATCACGTAGAGTTGAGCGGCGTCGGCTGAATTCGAGTTGATACTTCCCGCCTGAGCCAGCGCTTCACTAAGCGTCAATGCACCGGTTCTCAGCGGATAGGCGGTAGACGGCTTATTCACTTCGCCCATGACGTAGACGCCGCTTTCGTCTCGCGAAACCACTCTCAACAGGTCCCCGTTCTGCAGCACGATTTTCGAAGGGTTCTCTCCGCGAGCGAGCATCTTCGCGAGATCCAATTGATAGGAGACACCGTCGCGCACCAGTATCAGGCGGCTCTGGTCAGCGCTATCAGCGAGGCCGCCTGCCCGAGTAATCGCCTCGTAGAGCGTCATCGGGATGTCGGTTATGGACACGACACCGGGACTTCTGACCTGACCGTCTACGTAGACCTCTTTTGCACGGTAGGACGCCACCCTGACAGTGACCTGCGGATTCTCGAAAACGCGCTTCA encodes:
- a CDS encoding polysaccharide pyruvyl transferase family protein, whose protein sequence is MNSLKHKLTSLLEIIPQGDHIIFADYPVYFNIGDLLIFQGSENFFRDNNIIIDDRFSLKEKSQLSRNTVGDRAIVLQGGGNFGDLYPWHQSFREQIVSQFPDNKIVLLPQTIHFSDLAKAKESAAIFKRHRNLHICVRDEKSYKFAADFLSDKVYLLPDMAHWLYGSSPFKPAMRDAANGTLWLIRGDKEQPQASQVSELPVPGRDFQGDWNDLQKFSAPFLEQWSTKFHRLAGMAPVRVVRPWKMYLPVVRSIIEANVNFFSKYERVVTSRLHGHILGALLDKEIVLIDNSYGKNSGYYECWTKALPNVVLSASGV
- a CDS encoding right-handed parallel beta-helix repeat-containing protein, which encodes MKPVDRLEKRRSVVKVILTGVSFLLPSLARSAESDASASSGIARPDGKKSSVRIDELGAKGNGVDDDTEYFTRAMRSGVTVVAGNGKVYRVRPLVFVNLKNAVLDLNGSTLLIDRPTPTGPSPSGLTFKSSSSLGGCQNLKLSHGKIAYVSTPSARIDNNFSIYVEGARGLEISGIEIDGSWSAGIWVQKSTHVYIHDNYVHHTKADGITCQGCGDDIRIISNRVSLPGDDCVAVTWFTGNDESYVGNSAGEKYSSNVRIANNICEDGAARGIFLGGVSGGEVCFNRISRTDAIGILLARDTVDRSSEFFYANGVNNSNLNVDIHHNALNQCAIASNSRYAEVGGIWISERNRGIRVMNNILYKCNNIHFYCAGNAEIYQNKSFSPQWVAGGRVKKEQMLGRGSHIVTGANSASKGWNFGRIDENQLIGDCYYAIWIGPGSLSRQWQVARNRIFVSTDTTQSANLLSTEAGQKNAARITAWIRSDNPGRVSVQDNVVQDLRDAPTLDP
- a CDS encoding glycosyltransferase; amino-acid sequence: MRTAFVLLWAEISVENWKKSFDEGLRPDRTPYGYHYLEESGFDVLYSKSFNENPLSRIFRKIVSRIFRADLVHALRNIRGMAKADYIFTHTDKETFSVLLLRTVFPWLIKARTVCQIIWTPDVLKQQSKFGARILGAVLRKADLVITLSSQNQDWLNQLDSRINARSVKFGICRDSFLTEELPAIRDDSAVRVLAIGNDEHRDWNTFCAALSEVSDIRVRVLSRTFKKSVASYPDEWEIESANSLGEVKDAYAWADLVVVPLKSNMHASGITCVLEAAFLGVPVIAANTGGLTDYFEDGEVMYYETGSAESLGSQVRRFATDVSARRSYQRAAFERARKETLTSKNYIAQQVSLILARDAIGGT
- a CDS encoding glycosyltransferase family 1 protein, whose protein sequence is MIHVDYVVGHDPAIDRDGIGDYAEQVAAALGRRATLGSKIGFVHSRFKPASIFKWFGFLRFFNRSNIVHIQYPVEGWGTSVMPGVVPVIGRLFFRSSRLAITLHEWRSMHVLRRASVYLTILLADVLIFASERERKAFLSSRIAKYTRSAQQQVVIPIAVNVDIPELETADILAARESALSRLGLGRSRLGHGESARQLVLGFFGFVYEWKQPEKMLHIVNALLNKGCAVNLVMCGDFPDGHDEKRENFRKKIAEYRLEGNVELCGYIERADELALRLSACDVVLQLFSDGLSARRGSFWYSAELGTQVLSTFPGAQDEFEQCGTGYEPSNDERVLLVPADDDPANIAARILDWTRPWSPPVRRTIAPTWDEIAAQHEGVYAAMMPASQPLTDELVEEAVQPAKTFGSRSTESR
- a CDS encoding glycosyltransferase — its product is MKIVHVCETLKGGIESYLAEIIPFQVGLYGADNVHIIVPRDGAGGRSEFHEAVVWEFRRKGRSFSTMLNLCVAILKLVKTQAPDVIHLHSSFAGAIGRVVLMALRKETKVVYCPHGWSYLRQGAERTNWLWKKIETMLAVACHKIVCISEHEYNAALNAGLPEHKLELIVSGISDVVSDAPRNRVISREGRAIRLLFVGRLDYQKGIDLLFNALRSAARNDIELTIVGEAVVNSAWWAQIRGSCPENVQIIGWQERDALQLFYELADALVVPSRWEGFGLVAVEALRSGTPVICNVAGALPDIVEHRISGYHLDFQNTEKAVAFFAELKLENLAHLRDAARERYTSVFKSQAMNEKMLQMYQAVIPHAEAVGTAGFME